The Mastomys coucha isolate ucsf_1 unplaced genomic scaffold, UCSF_Mcou_1 pScaffold13, whole genome shotgun sequence genome has a window encoding:
- the CUNH18orf32 gene encoding UPF0729 protein C18orf32 homolog, whose product MVCIPCIVIPVLLWIFKKFLEPYIYPVFNRLWPKKPIQQSGDKNAGNCKGAGTNGLPTKGPTEVSDKKKD is encoded by the exons ATGGTGTGCATTCCTTGCATCGTCATTCCAGTCCTGCTCTGGATCTTTAAAAAGTTCCTGGAGCCGTATATATACCCTGTGTTCAATCGCTTATGGCCTAAAAAGCCTATACAGCAATCCGGCGATAAGAATGCGGGCAACTGCAAG GGTGCCGGTACAAATGGATTACCCACCAAAGGACCAACAGAAGTCTCTGATAAAAAGAAAGACTAG